From Daucus carota subsp. sativus chromosome 6, DH1 v3.0, whole genome shotgun sequence:
AACCTGAATTCAAATAATACAAAACATAATGGCTCACATTTGAGTCTGATATAATTCGATCAATCTGACTCGTTGCCATTttgtcatatattatattaaaactttattttgtTGTAAACGCGTTAAAAGTTCAATTCGATTATCCAAAACTCTCAAAATAACTAGCGCATCTCGAGCACAGTTTAGTTTTTCGCCCAAGAATGTCATGGAAAATTTAATAATTCGGAACAAATGGATCGGTTACACTTGCACACACTAACAAGCGCCTGTGTTTTGCAATTTGCAATTGCTTCATCaacaactagttgagaagccgcgcgttgcgtcggcctataaaattatattaacgatctaatattaatatttgtagaatgcaataattttgtggttgtatataaaaaataaaaaatatattaatgattaaaaattatatttgtaggataaattaaattttatattataaaaatcttgaagtaatgccaatactaatatataaaattacaaaattagactataattcatgttgaaaatatgaaaataaatttctacacgtaattaacaaaaagcacgacaaatcttaattttatttgtgttttatttttgaaaagtaatcatgttcttacattgtcaccttgctccaatttttttggattgattgtgcacaaaaacatctaacttaaatccgtgcgataacggtctataactacccttacttgcaacaacctttattttttaatattgtataaacagtcttcacttaaaagttgtttgaacggagcaaacagataatgcataaacagataatgcatgaataatattttcttgtgtgcaaagtaaatcatataaaaattattaacaacaacaaacatgtccgatgaacaaaacaaattttataaaagaataaccaacaaacatacatcactaatagttaatttattgatatcatccatcaatatcatgtcaaaacTATATTCTTcacccgtgtttggatttgtcgactcccacatagcggcctataactacctttgcttacaacaacttttatttttttttaatactgtataaacagccttcaccagAAGAACGGcaacaccgagttagaaatcgagcaacaGAACTATTGCCAGAGAGAGTTAGGGTTGTGATACTgagagagaaggttgtgttaagatgatccaaaaccctacaatctataggggtatttataggtgtaaagagacttgtgtgctactctttcccataattaaataatctgaaacaaaatcagattaaaactttcaagctgctatattccataaataatctgaaacaaaatcagattctgaaacttgcttctaatatatccgaaactaaaaaaggcagttctaatttttgatttttttcatctgaaaatttcagaaaattagaaaaataaaacggagcgatgtgagaggcgccacctacacgcccctcgctcctcctttatatagaaacaaaatcaaattaaaactttcaagctaatatattccataaataatctgaaacaaaatcagattatatagaaacaaaattaaattaaaattttcaaactactatattccataaataatctgaaacaaaatcagattctgaaacttgcttctaatatatccgaaactaaaaaaggtagttctaatttttggtatttttcatccaaaaattccagaaaattagaaaaatagaacggagcgatgtgagaggtgcCACCTACAcgtccgaaactaaaaaaggcagttctaatttttgatttttttcatctgaaaatttcagaaaattagaaaaataaaacggagcgatgtgagaggcgccacctacactcCCCTCgctcctcctttatatagaaacaaaatcaaattaaaactttcaagctaatatattccataaataatctgaaacaaaatcagattatatagaaacaaaattaaattaaaattttcaaactactatattccataaataatctgaaacaaaatcagattctgaaacttgcttctaatatatccgaaactaaaaaaggtagttctaatttttggtatttttcatccaaaaattccagaaaattagaaaaatagaacggagcgatgtgagaggtgccacctacacgcccctcgcttctcctttatataagtatattgatagaGTAATCATTTTTCAGATCTTCTGTCGAGCCTCAGCTAAATGCCATACCTTTTCTTATCATCGGAGTCAAAGAAGCAATTTCTAGCTTCCAAACAACAATAGTATATGTACCAGCCTTAAGCCATCGGCAATGTGACAACTACTCGAGAAATCTCGTGTACacgtaaaataatattatgaaatcATGAAAACTTTCTATCAAAGATTTAACATTCAAACCCCTGTCCATGACCAAGAACTATATTTCAACTTTCAAGTGCTAGCTTTATTGGACCACCTCTTGCGAGCACGCGTCAAAAAACAATTACCTCTGAAGAGCCCAAACTTCGGCTTCGACGTCGATGCACGACCTTTTCTGCTCGAAGAAGCCTCAGAACTCGCCGTGTCAGCAACTTCCTGGCTCTCCAATGGCAGAAACTCCGCGTCATCTTCTTGTGTTCCAGCATCACTGGCACTCCCATCCACAGCTTCAACTTCTACCTCACAAACATCGAAATCAATAATCAACGATCTCCTGTTCGACCTTAACAAGGCCTCTGCTTCACTCGTCACTGCTCGACACTTTTTCACCTTCAATTTCATCAAATTGGGGCATCCCTCCGCAAACGCTTCGATCCCCTGATCCGAAACAGGGCAGGACTTGATGCACAGCTTCTTCAAAGCTGCGCATTTCGCAGCAATGCAAGATATTTCAGGATCCGCCACTGTCTCACTTCCACAAATGGCAAGCCTTTCCAGTTTCTTACAACCCGAAGCAATTGCGTCCAAACTGAAAAGACTTGGATTAATACCAATGAGCACCAATTCCTGAAGCATCGCGCCATGCTTGCCTATCGAGACAAGACCTTCCTCTCCAATGCGATTTGTTCTCCACCCGTCGATATGAAGCTTTCTCAGTGACCTGCACTTCTCTAACACCGCGACGACTCCAGCATCCGTGCAATCCACGTTTTTAATTAAATGCAAAATCTCCAATTCCGAACAATTCGACAGAGCTGTAAGGCCAATGTCACTAATTTGCGCTCTATCCAAATAAACTTCGAACAAACAGCTATTCTCTCTACGCGCAGCCTTTTTGACGACAATATCCCAATCACCTGAGCATCGCAGCAATTTCAGCGACCTCAGATTCTTCGATCCAACTATAAGCGGCCCGAAGCACTGGCCGTTATGAATCTCCTTCAAACGAATAGACTTCAGCGATGCAGCCACGCCAGGATTTATCATTTCACCACCGCTATTTTTGATACCATGTAAACGCTTAACGGATAATTCCTCGAGAGATGAGGAATTATCAAGCAACGCATTCATACCTTTAACTCCAAAAGTACATGATCCACACGAGAACTTCTTTAAACCCTTGGCATACAGACCTAGAGCTGCCATACCGATCTCCGTGACCTCACGACAGCCACGGAGATTAATGCGACTAAGTTTACGACATTCTGTAGCTACCAAACTCAATGCTTCATCATCAAGACTCCTCGACGTCCGATGGCTTCGCAGAGTGAGCTTCGTGATTGAATCAAACCGAGAAAACAGACCTGGAATAATCGACACAACATCAGGCCGGGCTTTTAGATAGAGTGTTTGGCGGCTCTGAGCTTCCACACCGAACCATCTTTGACAAACAAGCGAACAAGACTTGCGATCACCGGAGCCAAGAGATTGAAAAATCAAGGCCAGACATTCGTCGGGAAGCTCTGATATCAAGTCGTCACCGGAGTTGGAcaaataattgaaatttgacGGAGGTATTTGGACGGCATGAACAGAGGAGGATTGGCCCATAATAGATGCacaacaagaaaataaaaattatgagtaGATATTGTTGTGCTTGTTGTTTATAGAGATTCGTTTAttcatgtaaaataaaataatatatgtttttatgttTGAAAGTCTTGAAGTATATAAGATATAGGAGTTAACGTAATAGAACAATCAAGAGGGAAGGAGACATTTTAGAAGACTGGTTCTAAGAGAGAGTCCACCCATACAAATTGTATCCAGAGGTGTGATACGACGACTCTTGACGTCCCGTATTGCGGCTGCTGAGAAGAGGAAGACTTGAGATTACCACGAGCTTTCATCTGTGCACAAGTAATTGCAAGAGgccgtttgagtgagtttaaaataagtgcttcttacttaaaaataaaataagtgaagtagaatttaaaaattagttaaaactAACCGTACcaataagtgcttctaatttAAAACTCGAGAAGCAACCCcgcccaaacacccactaaatatccaaatttttgttataattctttttcttctaATAGTGTGGGTGATTTTCAGATACCtagcataaatatataatcccTATGATtcgattttttattttgattgagatttgaaaattattatagtAAATTTCTTCTAATATGTATTtggttttcaaaaaaaaatatgatttatacaTGTGTATTGAAATGGTAGAGAAAATTACAGTAATACAAAAAACAGAAAGGCCTTGTTCTCCAGAATATTCAAATCTGACCAAATCAAATGAAAAATTAAGATGGCTTCTTGACTCGTTCTCCGCTTCTCACGTTTCTGCCGACTTAAATAACTGAAACCTCATGACCATGCAACTAGTAATTGATTAAATAGAAATAATGGAAGATGCTTTCATTGAGCGAATATTTTCCTTTATTCAGCCTTGATTTTTGGATTAGAATCGGTACAACCGCGCATGTGTTTAAGAAATGTCGAATATGCATGCTAAATTTTCTAGCTGATAATGCATATACAGAGGGGTTAAATAAATGTTAGGCCAAGTATAACCGATTTTAAAGTTATAGAATTGTAGCAACTAGTAGTATTTTCGTTCCTAATTAAACAGTGTTCATAAAATCAGATGTCACTTTGCCTCATCACTCATGTACCAACGAACAAGTACTAGCGTTAACTGAGAGTGCTCAAAACGAGTACCggatataaatttgaatatattaaaaatatatatgtctattattatatataatatgttaatcATAAGTGacatactattttattataaaacaatCTTGAACACCTGTGAAACCAAGACCGGGCCAGAAAAGGATCCTTTATACAAAAATATCATCTATACAATACATCAGTTTCTAAAAGCCCATTAAAGCTGGTAAGGGCCCAAATCATACGGGGTGATTATTTTTCTTCTTATTAATTTTGACAAATGCTGTTTGATGCGTCTAATTAAAGGAtcagttttattatatttttaacttttataattattattttaatttctctttatttttatagtagtatataattttatcatttttgggTTCATGCGATATTCAATTTGAGGaaatttttttcacatattGAAATTTTGTTGCCTAAATTATATGATCATAACTCTTGTCTATTTTAAAGTGTAGTATTCAATTTCtataaaatgattaaaaaaaatgtctaagtattcaatttttaaatttgttcatATAAAATCAAGCATGAGAGTAATATTTGGATTGCCGATTTTATTCGGTTCTTTATCGTTCCGAGCAAATGATCATCCCTCACAAGTCTATAAAtgtcaaaagaaagaaaaagtaatatattcaGAAAATGATCTATAAATTACATTatgaacaaacaaaataaagattgttatctaaaatttaatgaaagattatataaattgaccattcataaatcattttgtttttttatcaaaccattcataaatcataacaaacaaaataaagattGATTGTATCGTAAATTCAAATTATCAAGAAAATCATAGactttttgatatattatattttgaacgAAGATATTTTAAGCAAACATTATTTTGCATCTCTGAAGAAGAAATGACGTTTTAATTTAAGATCGTATTCACATTTATAAATtctactttttcattaaataataataattattatagtaGTTATGAAATTGCCCTATAAAAGCTACCAgtataaattttcataaaatccAGCTTTAATCACGTTCACCAAATAATCTGAAAAATTGGAGCAGCAAACGAGGAGGAGAGTTAAAAAAGGccaaaaagaaaacaaagaggGTCTGCTCTATCTTTGATACCCAGCTGCTTAGTTGTTGTTAAGTCTCTTGTAGTcttcttattattatatatatctccccattttctctttttattttcttcagAGAAAGACACACACATTATACGCAGCTATGTTGTTGGGACCATCTCTGTGTTCTTGAGTTGTTGAAGAAGATAATGAGCGAAATCTTTGAATTTATACAACTACAGGGATGGTTTCGTTAGATGAACATCAAACCCATCTtcaaaatccaatcttttctCTAGATTCTCTCTTCTGTGAGGAGGGGAATCTTGATCAAGATCTGGGTTTTCAAGATTTTCAAGAACAAGATGTTGATGAGAGTTCTGGGAAAACCCCAGTTGGGAATGGTGAAGATGAGTGTTTTACTGGGCTTTTAGAGTGTGatttggtctgggaagaagatGAGCTTGTGTGTCTTTTGGCTAAAGAAAAGATGGTTTCTttggactttgatgatgagtgTTTGATGGAAGCTAGAAAAGGGGGGATTGAGTGGGTTTTGAGGGTGTGTTCTCATTATGGATTTGGTGGATTGACTGTTGTTTTAGCTGTTAATTACTTTGATAGGTTTATCTCAAGCTTCTGTTTGCAAAATGACAAGCCTTGGATGGTTCAGCTTGTTGCTGTGGCTTGTCTTTCTCTAGCTGCTAAAGTTGAGGAGACCCGAGTGCCCCTTCTCGTCGATTTTCAGGTATCGTTTTCGTATACATTTGATGGTAATTGTTGTTTGATGTGTAATGTGTTATGTCTCTTTGTATGAAATGTGATTCATGCTCACAATTTACTGTGTGCATTGTAATGTGGTTGCTATGAGGGAGATATATTGGGTATGTTTAGTTTGTTTTAATGTCATTttgatgtagattctatttatGGGTATTTTAGGTAGAAGAATCGAAATTTGTGTTTGATTCAAAGAGTATCCAGAGAATGGAGATTTTGGTTCTCTCTTCCCTTAATTGGAAGATGAATCCAGTGACTCAGTTTTCATTCATTGATCATATAATAAGGAGGCTTGGATTGAAGATGTACCCACATTGCGATATTCTAAGAAGGTGCGAGCGTATCGTTCTTTCTGCCATTACTGGTAAGCTTATCAATTACACCTAATTTACCTTTTTGCAAAATATGAActactattatttttgaaatatgaatGAGCTGTGGGTTGTATTTGAATGACATATTATCCGTTTTAGTTTGTAACCTTGACATTATGCACCATACAGATTCCAGGTTACTTTCTTACCTTCCCTCCGTGATAGCCACTGCAATAATTTCTGTTGTTATCAAGGAAGTTGATCCTTGTAATGCGATAGACTATCAGGCTCAGCTCATGGATATACTGAAATCAAGCAAGGTTTATTTACAACACATAATAGTCTCTTGCACTCTATTCTACTACTGATCACCAGTTGTTAAATCTAAGGAACTGTTTGATTTGGTTGTGACTTGGAACAGGAAAGGGTTGATGAATGCTACAACCTCATTGTGGAAGTATCTGGTGTTGATCAATTTCGGAACCATAAACGCAAGCACGAATCTGTGCCTAGCAGTCCCAATGGTGTCATTGATGGATATTTCAGCTGCGACAGCTCCAATGATTCATGGACTGTAGCATCATCTCTTGCATCTTCACCAAAACCTCTAAATAAGAAGAGAGCTGTGGATCAGCAGATGAGATTGGTTCCTTTAAGCCGTGCGGCGATTGGTGTGCTTAATAGCCCTACTTGATCTCTTTATTACTTCATATGGATAGATATTTACAATGGTATTATGGTTGCCCTCTTTTACATTATCAAATGTGTTCATTAGATACATTTCTGATGACTTATTATGTGTAATGGGGTTCTTGGCAAAACATGTGGTAGAGCAAACGTTTGTCTTTTGTCCTTCTCACCTCTTTGGTTGAGAATGAAGAGTAAACTTAAGATGGATTTTATGAAGCATGAGTTGCTTACATTTGATCTCTTTACATATCATTTTCTTTGTTTAGATTTCAATGGCAGTAGATATCAATGAAACTCAGATTGTAGGAAAATAGTTAGGGATCAATCTAAACTATACGTTCTTGCAATTTTTAGCTGAACCTTTAAGAGCCATAGAGATTTGTTTGCCCTGTCTTTGATTATGTTTGTAATAACTAAGTGAAGTGATGCATATACTATTTCAGTACTTCTAGATAAAAGACAAGTGGCCAGGTTGGTATGGACCAAGTAAAAGCTGTAGTTTTACATTTGATAAAGGTATGTCTTGTAGGCAGGTATAGACTGTCGGCCCCCAATAgattttttagtttcaaattttaTGACTTTTGCTGTTTTGACTATCCACCTTGAATCATGTAGTATGTATTATCTCCCCTTCTCCTGTTAGACTTTTTTGCTCTTCTTGAAGAAAACAGAGATCGAATGCATGTTCTAAGTATTGTCTGATCATTTACGCTGATATCTATACACATTCTGGTCAAGAAAATTGCAATCTTTATGAAATGATCTTTTGGATTCGGAACTGAAAGACTAGTTTATTTTTCAGAGTCCATATGGAAATGAGGGTGTTTTGGTATACATATTTTCTTCAATCACATTATCTTCCCTGAATTCTGTAAGCGTTTTCTTCATCGCTGACAAGTAGATATTGCTAGGCTTTACAACTATTCCTCCATTTTTGTTTTGGTTACACTAGTGCCTCTTGGCTTGGTTCAATTCGACCAGCATCAAACTTGCCATTGCCAATGTTATGGCACTCTCCAGAGAGCATTTGAgttgattataaaattatttgtcTTTGCACACACGATACAGATACTTTTGGTGCCTATCATTGGCCTTCACAATATTCATTTTCACTCTGGAGCTTATTCTCCGTAATCACCTGCAACTGCACATGATGTTTCATTTCTGTGAATCAGTCCATCAGTCGACCCTGGCCTACACAATCAATTTGGATTATTTTTCTAGCGTTTAGCTATAGCCACATTGTTCATTAGCTGATCATATTAGAAAATATGCACCTGAATTGATCACTAGAGGAAAAGTCATTTGCACAAGAACTCTAGCACAGATATAAAGCACATTTGACTGTTTTAATGCAAATACAGTTTTGGACTCACCAGTAAAGATAAAGTGAAGGGTGATATAAATTTTGGGCATTTTGACTTTAAGAGAAGAGTGGTACCCTATTGATCTTGTGGGGTTGAGTTTGTCTCCCAGGACCCTTTTCTTTGTACTCCCTACTTTTAGGTTGATCAACTTTGTTACTCTTAATCATTGTATACATCACTAATGAAATCTTAGGTAGCTAACCGAGTTGGGCTCcacaaaataatttgaaatgttATGATTGCTCTCCTTGAATTTCCCTCTAGTGGAGAAATATATTGTGATTTACAGTAAGATAGGTATAGAAGCAGCAGTACTGCCTTATAGCTTATATAAAGTTAACATCAATCTTTTCATGGTGAAGTCGTACCAACAGGAAGGTTATATGAGTTTCCTAAAGCCATGGTTGTTTCAATACATTCTTCTTCTGCGGTGGTGGATATACTGTTTATTTACCttgcttttatatatatttgttccGTAAAGTTTGGAAAGATATGCGAGGTATCAGATGGTGTAACGATAAGTGAAAGTGAGCCATAAATATGTAATAATCTTGTCCATGGTTATTTAGCTCTCTTGTAAATGATTGACCTCATTACATTTATCAAATGGTGTAACGATAAGTGAAAGTGAGTCATAAATATGTAATAATGGACGGTCCATGGTTATTTACCTCTCTTGTAAATGGTTTACTGATATGATATCATGTTCTGCGTGTCTTTCATCAATCATCGTATGAAATCTGACTAATTCTTGATGCGTTTTGGTGTCTCGCAACAGTCATAGTATGAAATTTTACTGATTCTTAATGCGATTCACAATCTGTAACAAGGACTCGACTCAGTTGTTTTAAACTGACTACctagtattttttttcttatttaaactttttttttgtaagaCGTGGAATGATCCGAATCAACCAATACGATTTGAAAGTGGAAATCCCAAATCGGTGCCTTTATATGTTTCAATTATGGTAGTTAGATGTTATGAAGAGGCCACTGGCAAGCATAGACCATTCAGGGTAAGAAAATTGAAGGTTCTTGCCGTATTGGAAACAGGGGAAGAATGTATTTCTGTTGACAAGTCACAAAAATGGGTGATAGGAGCCATACAAGGTTTCAACATATTCACACACTCTTTCTTTTGTGTAATGTATGTATCATTGCGACACAAATAGACATAATGCATAAATTCAGGCACCAACCTCAATTCACTAGCTAACTacctttttatttgttttagttttcttttattttttagactTAATTATCTAAATTAAATATTGCTCCCTTGGCTGATTACTAGaaaggaaatggtggaaactgAAAGGGAAAGTATGGAAATAGTAAAAAATGGACAGTAATCATGTGAGGAAACAGGGGAGAAGTAAATGGAAACAGCTAGAGTAGCAATGGTTGTGTTAATCATTGGGAAGAAATTGCAAGAACTTGAGTACACTGAATCATTTGACATGGGAAATTTCAACATACTACAAACTTGCTAGGTTTTAACAAATGTTAGGGAGCAGTGCCTGGCAAGTGGCAAGAGTATTAGTACTGTATATCGTAAATGAGACGAGTTGTTCGTGATTTATTTGAACTCGACATTGCATGGTAAGAGTATTACTATAGTCCCGTTACTATAGATCGTAAATGAGTTGAGCTGTTCGTGATTTATTTGAACTGGATAGTGTCTGGCAAGACTCAAGAGTATTACTATAGTTCGATTACCGATAAATGTAGATCGTAAATGAGACGAGCTATTTGTAATTTGAACTCGACTCGTAAATCATCTGAATTTACCGAGAAAACGACCCCTCAGCTGAGTCCAGTGCCGTGTTACTGCAAGGTCTGGTCATATCAGAGTACAGTAGCTACTTCTAATCTGAAATGAAGACACTTTGCAAAGGATACTATTCCGACATAATGAAACAGTAAAATGAAGAAAAATTTATTGATGTGGGGAAGTAGTTTGACGAGCAGTATAAGTGTAGCAGCCTTTATTAATAACGCCCCCACTCGACTTGCACAAACTCCAGCACCAGCAAATCTCTTCAATCTGCTGTCATCAACCAAACATGTTTTTTACCATTAACTTGTTGGGTGGAAGATCTTcatgatttcattttttttaactttcacTTTTTTTTAAGGCATAGAGGAATTGCTTTTGATTGTTATGAATCATGATAGAGAAAGTTGTTACATGGTCTTCATCAGAGGTTGCACCAGCAGTCTGGATATGCCTAGATGTTGATTACTACTAAATAGTGAAGATTATTAGCAAAAGAAATAACAGTACTGAGTCGAATTTGAGCATCCTGGTaaagagaaaataaataaagaagaaaatcaacttgtactgtAATATATTGCGATTGCCAACTTATTCTGATATCGAATTCTAATGTTCTCTGAACTCCCATTGTAAGAACATCAAGGTTTAGAGTAGCATCTCCTTGAAGTAATATTTACAGTTTTCATATAGTATTATTCTGCTGATATAAATG
This genomic window contains:
- the LOC108225561 gene encoding F-box protein At1g47056 gives rise to the protein MGQSSSVHAVQIPPSNFNYLSNSGDDLISELPDECLALIFQSLGSGDRKSCSLVCQRWFGVEAQSRQTLYLKARPDVVSIIPGLFSRFDSITKLTLRSHRTSRSLDDEALSLVATECRKLSRINLRGCREVTEIGMAALGLYAKGLKKFSCGSCTFGVKGMNALLDNSSSLEELSVKRLHGIKNSGGEMINPGVAASLKSIRLKEIHNGQCFGPLIVGSKNLRSLKLLRCSGDWDIVVKKAARRENSCLFEVYLDRAQISDIGLTALSNCSELEILHLIKNVDCTDAGVVAVLEKCRSLRKLHIDGWRTNRIGEEGLVSIGKHGAMLQELVLIGINPSLFSLDAIASGCKKLERLAICGSETVADPEISCIAAKCAALKKLCIKSCPVSDQGIEAFAEGCPNLMKLKVKKCRAVTSEAEALLRSNRRSLIIDFDVCEVEVEAVDGSASDAGTQEDDAEFLPLESQEVADTASSEASSSRKGRASTSKPKFGLFRGNCFLTRARKRWSNKAST
- the LOC108224579 gene encoding cyclin-D3-3; protein product: MVSLDEHQTHLQNPIFSLDSLFCEEGNLDQDLGFQDFQEQDVDESSGKTPVGNGEDECFTGLLECDLVWEEDELVCLLAKEKMVSLDFDDECLMEARKGGIEWVLRVCSHYGFGGLTVVLAVNYFDRFISSFCLQNDKPWMVQLVAVACLSLAAKVEETRVPLLVDFQVEESKFVFDSKSIQRMEILVLSSLNWKMNPVTQFSFIDHIIRRLGLKMYPHCDILRRCERIVLSAITDSRLLSYLPSVIATAIISVVIKEVDPCNAIDYQAQLMDILKSSKERVDECYNLIVEVSGVDQFRNHKRKHESVPSSPNGVIDGYFSCDSSNDSWTVASSLASSPKPLNKKRAVDQQMRLVPLSRAAIGVLNSPT